A window of Hevea brasiliensis isolate MT/VB/25A 57/8 chromosome 14, ASM3005281v1, whole genome shotgun sequence contains these coding sequences:
- the LOC131172571 gene encoding receptor-like protein 9DC3: protein MGWLAHFLSFLLFHLHFHASSSLSFSFNSSSSAMLCQHDQSLALLQFKKTFSIRSDASPRESDFPYHPKPYPKTVSWKEGTDCCSWDGITCDLETGNVIGLHLSNSLLFGTIYSNNPLFFLHHLQSLDLSYNDFNNSHLSPQFGQFLNLTYLNLSSSNFVGQIPLEISYLSSLVSLDLSWNDFLILETIIFNKLVQNLTQLQELDLSYVNMSLVAPSSLMNLSSSLTSLKLWHCELHGKIPDISHLSKLVTLHLLFFDSYGGLMIEIEPMTFDRLVRNLTKIREFHLDGVNMSMVAPSSLMNLSSSLSSLALEVCELQGKFPDNIIQRPNLQLLALSGNEHLTGSLPRHNWKNSLRHLDLSWTKIPVYLDYDFVGNLKSLGTLYLSGCNFRVSNLELLGELTQLTGLDLSNNSFTGQISSSFGSLKQLSSLYLSYNNFNGQIPSSFENLKQLRFLGLDNNNLSGEIPNYFTNFTQLFWLLLSNNRFTGPIPVQLGRLSCLYALDLSNNLLNATIPPSLFSLPQLETLILKNNELTGHLGPFQDNSLSYIDLSNNKLHGPIPNSIFKLVDLTVLILSSNNLTGEASSAACKLKSLQILDLSNNSLNGFIPQCLGNFSNNLSVLHLGMNKFHGTIPETFSVGSSLRYLNFNGNQLQRKIPLSISNCRNLEILDLGNNNIDDSFPHFLGTLSKLQILILKSNKLHGLVKGSTANYSFSKLRIFDLSSNMFSGPLPAEYFNNFKAMVNSDVKMEYMRDPNNSYDYSVSLTLKGLEIELVKIQTLLTTIDLSSNKFTGKIPQLIGKLKALKQLNLSHNQLTGNIQPSLGNLSNLESLDLSSNLFVGRIPMQLVDLTFLQVFRVSHNRLEGPIPEGNQFNTFDNTSYEGNLGLCGFPLEKCNSRESQQSAASKEDDSESKIGFGWKVVLAGYGCGVIFGIAMGYVVFKTRNPAWFVRMVEGYQKPKRFKN, encoded by the coding sequence ATGGGTTGGCTTGCTCACTTTCTCAGCTTCCTTTTGTTTCACTTGCATTTTCATGCTTCTTCTTCTCTATCTTTTTCTTTCAATTCCTCATCTTCAGCAATGTTGTGCCAACATGACCAAAGTCTTGCCTTGCTCCAATTCAAGAAAACCTTTTCCATTAGAAGTGATGCCTCTCCCCGGGAATCGGATTTCCCTTATCACCCTAAGCCTTATCCCAAGACAGTGTCTTGGAAAGAGGGCACAGATTGCTGCTCGTGGGATGGGATCACCTGTGACTTAGAAACAGGTAATGTAATTGGCCTTCACCTTTCTAATAGCTTGCTCTTTGGTACCATCTATTCTAACAATCCTCTTTTCTTCCTTCATCATCTCCAAAGCCTCGACCTCTCCTACAATGATTTCAACAATTCTCACCTTTCACCtcagtttggccagtttttgaatTTAACGTATCTTAATCTTAGCTCTTCTAATTTTGTGGGGCAAATTCCTTTAGAAATTTCTTATCTATCAAGTTTGGTATCTCTTGATCTTTCTTGGAACGATTTTTTGATACTAGAAACCATTATTTTTAACAAGCTTGTTCAAAACCTAACCCAGTTACAGGAATTGGACTTGAGTTATGTAAACATGTCTTTGGTTGCACCTAGTTCCTTGATGAATTTGTCTTCTTCTTTGACTTCTCTCAAACTTTGGCATTGTGAATTGCACGGAAAAATCCCAGATATCAGTCATCTATCCAAATTGGTTACACTTCATCTGTTATTTTTTGATTCCTATGGTGGTTTGATGATAGAAATAGAACCAATGACCTTTGACAGGCTTGTTAGAAATCTTACCAAGATAAGAGAATTTCATTTAGATGGTGTAAACATGTCGATGGTGGCACCTAGTTCTTTGATGaatctctcttcttctttatcatcACTTGCTCTCGAGGTTTGTGAATTGCAAGGGAAATTCccagacaacataattcaacgacCAAACCTCCAATTGCTCGCTTTATCGGGCAATGAACATCTCACTGGCTCCTTACCTCGGCATAATTGGAAAAACTCGCTCCGGCACTTGGATCTTTCATGGACAAAAATTCCAGTATATTTAGACTATGATTTTGTCGGAAATTTAAAGTCTTTAGGAACTCTGTATCTCAGTGGCTGCAACTTTAGAGTTTCAAATTTGGAATTGCTAGGTGAGTTGACTCAACTCACTGGGTTGGACCTTTCCAATAATAGTTTCACTGGTCAAATTTCATCCTCATTTGGAAGCCTTAAGCAACTCTCCTCATTGTACCTctcctataacaattttaatggtcAGATTCCCTCTTCATTTGAAAACCTTAAACAACTTCGTTTCTTGGGCCTTGATAACAACAATCTCAGTGGTGAAATTCCTAATTATTTTACGAACTTCACACAACTTTTTTGGTTACTTTTATCAAATAATAGGTTTACAGGCCCCATCCCTGTCCAATTAGGCAGACTTTCATGTCTATATGCCCTGGATTTGTCCAATAACTTATTAAATGCAACAATACCACCCTCTCTGTTCAGCCTGCCTCAGTTGGAAACTTTAATCCTCAAGAATAATGAACTCACCGGTCATCTAGGTCCATTCCAAGATAATTCATTGAGTTATATTGATTTGAGCAATAACAAGTTGCATGGCCCAATTCCAAATTCAATTTTCAAACTTGTGGACTTGACTGTTCTCATTCTTTCATCCAATAACTTGACAGGAGAAGCCTCTTCTGCTGCTTGCAAGCTAAAATCTCTTCAAATTCTTGACTTGTCAAACAATAGTTTGAACGGCTTCATCCCACAGTGTTTGGGAAATTTTAGCAACAATCTTTCAGTGTTGCATTTGGGCATGAACAAGTTTCATGGAACCATCCCTGAAACATTTTCAGTAGGCAGCAGCTTGAGATATTTGAACTTCAATGGCAATCAATTACAGAGGAAAATACCACTGTCCATCTCCAATTGTAGAAATTTGGAAATATTAGATCTTGGAAACAATAATATAGATGACTCATTCCCTCATTTTCTAGGAACTCTTTCGAAGCTGCAAATTCTAATTCTAAAATCCAATAAACTCCATGGTTTGGTGAAAGGGTCCACTGCCAATTATTCGTTCTCAAAGCTACGAATTTTTGATCTCTCCAGTAACATGTTTAGCGGACCTTTACCTGCAgagtatttcaataatttcaaagcAATGGTGAACTCTGATGTGAAAATGGAATACATGCGGGATCCAAATAATTCTTATGATTATTCTGTGAGTCTGACACTCAAAGGATTGGAGATTGAGTTGGTGAAAATCCAAACGCTTCTTACAACCATTGATTTGTCTAGTAATAAATTCACAGGAAAAATCCCACAGTTGATTGGAAAGCTTAAAGCACTTAAGCAACTCAACTTATCTCACAATCAACTCACAGGCAATATTCAACCATCATTGGGGAATTTGAGCAATTTGGAATCACTAGACCTCTCTTCAAATCTTTTTGTTGGAAGGATTCCCATGCAATTGGTAGATTTGACTTTTCTACAGGTATTTCGCGTTTCACACAATCGACTTGAAGGACCCATACCTGAAGGAAATCAATTCAACACATTCGACAACACTTCATATGAGGGAAATTTGGGATTATGTGGATTTCCGCTAGAAAAATGTAACAGCAGAGAGAGCCAACAATCAGCAGCATCAAAAGAAGATGATTCTGAGTCTAAAATCGGATTTGGGTGGAAAGTTGTGTTGGCAGGGTATGGATGTGGGGTAATATTTGGTATAGCAATGGGGTATGTTGTGTTCAAAACAAGAAATCCTGCATGGTTTGTGAGGATGGTTGAAGGGTATCAAAAGCCGAAAAGGTTCAAAAATTAA
- the LOC131173054 gene encoding receptor-like protein 9DC3 yields the protein MTFEKLVQNLSKLREVNLNGVNMSLVAPSSLMNLSSSLASLKLEYCGLQGKILDNVFQQPNLQLLDLLGNEGLNGSLPRHNWNNSLQSLSLSRTKIQIHLEHDFISNLKSVETLDLSACNFEGSNLELFDKLTQLIELRLSHNNFSGQIPSSLENLKKLLELDLFHNNFNDLGNNRIDGTCPHFLETLPELQVLVLQSNELHGMVKGSSTNYSFSKLQIFDLSNNMLSGPLPAEYFNNFKAMMNVDVKMKYMGSPNYNYDYSASLTLKGLKIELVKIQTLLTTIDLSRNKLR from the exons ATGACTTTTGAGAAGCTTGTTCAAAATCTATCCAAGTTGAGAGAAGTCAACTTGAATGGTGTAAACATGTCTTTAGTTGCACCTAGTTCCTTGATGAATTTGTCATCTTCTTTGGCATCTCTCAAACTCGAGTACTGTGGTCTGCAAGGAAAAATCCTAGACAACGTATTTCAACAACCAAACCTCCAGTTGCTCGATTTATTGGGAAATGAAGGTCTCAATGGTTCCTTACCTAGGCATAATTGGAATAATTCTCTCCAGTCCTTGTCTCTTTCTAGAACAAAGATTCAAATACATTTAGAACACGACTTTATCAGTAATTTAAAGTCTGTGGAAACTTTGGATCTCAGTGCCTGCAACTTTGAAGGTTCAAATTTGGAATTGTTTGATAAGTTGACCCAACTCATTGAGTTGCGCCTCTCTCATAATAATTTCAGTGGTCAAATTCCATCTTCACTTGAAAATCTTAAGAAACTCTTGGAATTAGACCTATTTCATAACAATTTCAATG ATCTTGGCAACAATCGTATAGATGGCACATGTCCTCATTTTCTGGAAACTCTTCCTGAGTTGCAAGTTCTAGTGCTCCAATCCAATGAACTCCATGGTATGGTGAAAGGATCCTCTACCAATTACTCGTTCTCAAAGCTACAAATTTTTGACCTCTCCAATAACATGCTTAGTGGGCCTTTACCTGCAgagtatttcaataatttcaaagcAATGATGAATGTTGATGTGAAAATGAAATACATGGGTTCACCAAATTATAATTATGATTATTCAGCGAGTCTGACACTCAAAGGATTGAAGATTGAATTGGTGAAAATTCAAACACTTCTCACAACCATTGATTTGTCAAGAAACAAACTACGATAA